The following proteins are encoded in a genomic region of Pyrus communis chromosome 11, drPyrComm1.1, whole genome shotgun sequence:
- the LOC137708491 gene encoding uncharacterized protein, whose amino-acid sequence MQLVPNDSHKEDITEREPILCQSDISQRPAESSSSCEITAVQGDFPAVDEEAQIFDVNENSKLVNAEQPQCRICLDTEEGEDLIAPCHCRGTQKYVHRSCLDNWRSTKEGFAFAHCTECRAVFILRANVPPDRWWLRLKFQFLVARDHAFIFIIVQLIVAFLGVMVYKFYGDELREMFGYEEHPYGFYTMAVLAIVLVGLLYGFFIAIICGQRINERHYHVLAKQELTKEYVVEDREDNKNAPELDPSHVTELRMLGLY is encoded by the exons ATGCAATTAGTACCAAATGATAGTCATAAGGAAGATATTACAGAACGTGAACCCATCTTATGTCAGTCTGACATTTCACAGAGACCCGCAGAATCTTCATCCTCATGTGAAATTACAGCTGTGCAAGGTGATTTTCCTGCTGTTGATGAAGAGGCACAAATTTTTGACGTCAATGAAAATTCTAAGTTGGTGAACGCAGAGCAACCACAGTGTCGTATTTGCCTTGATACTGAAGAAG GGGAAGACTTAATTGCTCCATGCCATTGCAGAGGTACTCAGAAGTATGTCCATAGATCATGTCTTGATAATTGGAGGTCAACAAAG GAGGGCTTTGCTTTTGCTCATTGTACAGAATGCAGGGCAGTGTTCATATTACGAGCAAATGTCCCTCCCGATCGCTGGTGGTTGAGATTGAAATTTCAGTTCCTTGTTGCTAGAGATCATGCATTCATTTTCATCATCGTGCAGCTG aTTGTGGCATTCTTGGGAGTGATGGTATACAAATTTTATGGAGACGAACTAAGGGAGATGTTTGGTTATGAGGAGCACCCCTATGGGTTTTATACTATGGCTG TTTTAGCTATTGTTTTGGTGGGTTTGCTTTATGGCTTCTTCATAGCCATAATATGCGGACAGAGAATCAACGAACGGCATTATCATGTTCTTGCCAAACAAGAATTAACAAAG GAATATGTTGTAGAAGACCGAGAAGATAATAAGAATGCCCCCGAGCTAGACCCCAGCCATGTGACAGAACTGAGAATGTTGGGCCTTTATTAG